GGGCGTGCTGGTCCCGTGCCTGGAACGGATTATCCGCGGGGAACAACCGGTGGGCGAGGGGACGGAGGGGCTGCGGATCGAGGGCGCCGGGCAGCTGGAAAGCGTGGTGATGGTCGATCAGACGCCGATCGGCAGGACTCCGCGCTCGAACCCGGTGACCTATATCAAGGCGTTCGACCATATCCGCAAGCTGTTCGCCGCCACCCGGGCCGCCTCGAAACTGGGCCTCAGCGCCGGTTCGTTCTCGTTCAACACCGCCGGGGGACGCTGTGAGCGCTGCAAGGGGGCCGGTTACGAGCTGGTGGACATGCAGTTCATGGCCGACGTGATGGTGCCCTGCGAGGAATGCGGCGGCAAGCGGTTCTCATCGCGGACACTGGCCGTGCGCTACAGGGGTCTGAATATCCACGATGTGCTCGGGATGACTGTCAACGAGGCGATGGGCTTTTTCAAGGATCACTCCCCGCTGGGCAAGCAGCTGTGGCTGCTCCAGTCGGTGGGCCTGGGTTACCTGTCCATGGGCCAGAGCGCCACCACTCTTTCCGGCGGCGAGAGCCAGCGGCTGAAAATCGCCCGCGAGATCGGTCGCGGGACCCGCGGAAAAGCCCGCCGGGGACGGCTGTTCGTGCTGGACGAGCCGACAACCGGCTTGCACCTCACCGAAGTCCGCCGTCTGCTCAAAGTGCTCGACAGGCTGATCGAGTCCGGCCATACCATACTGGTGGTGGAACATCACCCGGCCGTAATCGCTCGCGCCGACTGGATCGTGGACCTCGGGCCCGAGGGAGGCGATGGCGGCGGGCATGTGGTCGCCCAGGGACCGCCGTCGAAAATAGCCGCCTGCGCCGCCAGCCATACCGGAAGAATGCTGGCGGGCGGGAGACGGAAAATCTCGCGCGGGGCCGGAAGCTGCGGCTGAGAGATTATTAAGGGTCTTGACAGAACAGGTTTACGAAATAATTATCAATTACGAATGAATTTTTCCACCCCTCGACCGTCAAAACAAGTGGCGAAAACTTTAACCCCGCCCGGCCCAAGCCGATCAATCGACCGCCAAGGAGCCTGAAATGAAACTCGTCAGAATCATGATCGCCGCGCTTGTGGTGTTCGCCTTGCCGCTGCCGGCCCAGTTGGATGATGAGCAGGTGCCGGACGATTACGAGGGGCTGCTGGGGCGTAACGACATTACGGCCACCATGCGGGGCGGGGATATCGAAATTACGGTCACCGCGATGGACGAGAGTATTATCAGCTACGCGACTGTCGAGATGCGCGGCTACCTGCGCAAGCTGAAAGAGAACCACCTCGACGATCCCTTCGTGTTCGACCCCAACAGCAAGGACCGGCCGATTCCGTTCCTGGTATATTTCCGCGCTCTGGGACAGGAAGTGCGCTACGAACCCCAGGAAGTGATAATCTACAGCTACGGCTCCAAGTACAGCCCGCTCGATATTATTCCGGTATCGCCCGGTTTCAATGACCGGGTGGCCTATATCCGTGAGCCGCCGGTGAGCGCGATTTACCTGTTTGACCGCGCAATCGACCTCAACAGCCGTGAGCTGTCGATAGTTTATTTCAACTCGCTGTCGTTCAATAACTGGCTGCGCGTGATTGAAAGGCTCAACGAGGCGAAGGAACACTACGAGGTGTTCCGTACCCGCAACCGGGACAACTGACTCAACCGGGAGCCGTACACGCCGTCCCGGCTTGCGCGGGATCACAGGTCCACGGATTATTGATTTGCAGAACCGAACCGGGCGGCATACCCTGCCGCCCGGTATTTTATCTGTATCTTTAAAGAACCAGGCTGAATCAATAATTATGCCGGATCGGATTCCCAGAAAAAGCGGGCGGCTCACGCTGGAAAGTCCCGCCCGGACCCGCGAGCTTGCTTCACGGATGGCCGTCGCTCTCACTACCGGGGGCACGATCGCATTCTACGGCGGCCTGGGCAGCGGCAAGACAACTTTCATTCAGGCCCTGGCCGGAGCGCTGGACTGCCGGGGCCTGGTCAGCAGCCCTACTTACACGATAATCAACCGTTACGACTGCGGCCGCATGCCGCTGATCCACGTGGATTGCTACCGTATCCGCGAAGAGGATGAACTGTGGGACACCGGCCTGGCAGAAATGTTCGCTCCCGACGTGCTGGTCTGTATCGAGTGGTCTGAAAAAGCCGCCGGAATTCTGCCGCCCGACCGGGTGGAAATAACGCTCAAAACGGCGGGCCGCGACCGCCGTGATGCGACATTCGGAATATTCGGCGGGCTCTGGCCTGCTCTGGATAACATTTTCGACGAATTCAGCGGTGATATGTGACATGGAACCCGTTCAACTAAACGGTCCCCTGCTCTGCATCGACACCTCGATACCTGTCGGCTCGGTGGCCCTTGCCGGTCAGGACTCACCGGAGGACTGGCCCACGCATACCGGGTCTATCTCGCGGGCGGAGAACCTGTTTCCGGTTATCCGGGAACTGCTGGACGAGTACGGCCTGGAGCCCGCCGGGCTGGGAGGCGTGGCGGTGGCAAGCGGCCCCGGCTCGTTTACCGGCCTCAGGATCGCGGCCAGCACGGCAAAAACCCTTGCCTGGACTTTGGGCAAGCCGTTGTTTGCCGCCGGCAGTCTGCTCTGCCAGGCCAACCGCGCCGCCACCTCCGGCCTGCCGGTTTGCGCGGCATTCGACGCCGGCCGCGGGGAATTCTATGCAGCCTGCTTCCGCTGGCGGGATACGGCCGACGCTCCCGAGGAATTACTGAACCCTGGCGCCTGGGACCTCGATTCGCTCTGCCGCCGGTTGGTTTCACTGTGCACAGGCGGCAAAGTTATTATGCTCGGCCAGGGTTATCTAAACAGACGCGCCGAGCTGGACGAGAAGCTGTCAGAACTGCTCGAAGCAGCCGACGACTGTCTGCATGAACCGGACGCCCGCTCCCTAGGACAACTGGTTTTGGCCGCTCCCGAACGCTACCTGGTGGATCGAATCGGGACGTTCGAGCCTGACTATATCAGGGTCGGCCAGGTCGGTCTGAGGCTTGGATAATTATGCCGCCAAAAGAATCCCGGCAGCGCCGCAAGCTGAAAGTCAAAGTGGTCCCGCTGGCCATGGAACATCTGGACGCGGTGATGGAAATCGAACAGGAGGCGTTCACAACTCCCTGGCTGCGTGATTCTTTTGTCAAGCTGCTGGAAAACCCGGCGACGATCAATTTCGTTGCGCTTAACGCGGGCCGCGTGGTCGGTTACAGTTGCACCTGGTTCGTAATTGATTCGGCGGAGCTGGGCAATATCGCAGTTTCTTCCGCCTGCCAGGGCCAGGGAGTCGGCCGCTGTCTGATGGACATCACCATGCGCGCCTGTCGCAGGCAGAATGTTGAATCGCTGTTCCTCGAGGTACGCTCGTCCAACAGTCGGGCGGTCGAACTGTACGAACACTACGGATTCAGCTCCATCGGGCTGCGGCCCGGTTACTATTCCGACCCGCGGGAAGACGCGCTGATAATGAAGCTGAAACTATGACTTGACCACCTTTTACGCCTTATAGCTTGACTTAATCTTCCCGCAGGTTTTAAATTATCTTTTCGATTTTGAAAATGCTTTTCCGGTCGGCCGGTGATTGACAGCGGGCCGCGAGTTCAGCCCTGGAGGCGGTTTGTCCTGGTTCCGCAAGGAAAAAAGAGGTCCGAAAGTCCAGCCCAAGAAAGTGATCCCGGACGATATCTGGATCAAATGCGAGGCCTGCGGGGAGACTCTGTATAAAAAAGAGGTCGAGTCTAACCTGAATGTCTGCACGCGCTGCAATTTCCACTATGGGCTGACTCCCAAGCAGTACGTCGATCTGTTGCTTGATCCGGGGACATTCCGCGAGCACGACAGCCAGATCGGCAGCGTGGACACGCTTAAATTCGTCGACCGCAAGAAATACACCGAGCGGCTGGACCAGATGATGAAGAAAACCGGCCGCAAGGAAGCCCTGGTTGCCGGCAGCGGGAAAATGGACAAGGTCAAGGTCCAGTTGAGCCTGATGGACTTCTCGTTTATCGGCGGCAGCATGGGCAGCGTGGTGGGTGAAAAAATCGCCCGCTCGATCCGTCGCTCCCTGGACGGCCGCCAGCCGCTGATCGTTGTCTCCCGCAGCGGCGGAGCACGGATGATGGAGGGTATTTTCTCGCTGATGCAGATGGCCAAGACCAGCGCCTATCTGGGACAGATGCGCGAAGAAAGTATCCCCTATGTCTCGATCATGGCCCATCCCACAACCGGCGGTGTCACCGCCAGCTTTTCGATGCTGGGAGATGTCAATATCTCGGAGCCGGGCGCACTGATCGGCTTTGCCGGGCCGCGCGTGATCAAGCAGACCATTCGCCAGGACCTGCCCGAGGGTTTCCAGCGGGCCGAGTTCCTGCTCGAACACGGGATACTCGACATGGTGGTTCACCGTCGCGAGATGCGTGACACGGTGATCCGGCTGCTGCACTTCATGATCGACTGACAGGCCGGTTGCGGCCTCCCTTCCCCGTACGAATCATGCTGATAGGACTGACATCGCGCAACGCCGCCGGCAAGGACGAGGTGGCCGATTACCTGGCCGAGCGCCACGGGTTCGCCAGGTTCAGCCTGTCCGATGTGCTGCGCGTAGAACTGGAGCGGGCCGGCAAACCGATAACCCGCGAGAACCTGACTGCCGAGGGCAACCGCCTTCGCGCCGAACGCGGACCGGGCGCGCTGGCCGAGCTGGCCCTGGCCGGTCTGGAGGGCAGGGAACGGGCGGTGGTGATCAGCATCCGTAACCCCGGCGAGGTTGAAACCCTGCGTCAGCGAGACGATTTCGTGCTGTGGGGCGTGGACGCTCCGGTGGGAACCCGTTTCCGCCGGGCGCACAAACGCCGCCGTCCCGACGACCCCTTGACCCTGGAGCAGTTCATCCGCCAGGAACAGGCCGAACTCGAAGGCAGCGGGACCGAGCAGCAACTGGACCGCGTGTTCGGGATGAGCGATGTCGTGATCGAAAACGACGGCACAATCGAGGAGCTGCACCGCAAAGTGGAGGAACTGCTGTGAGCCGCCCGAGCTGGGACCGTTATTTTCTCAAGATGTCGATGTTGATCAGCGAGCGCTCCACCTGCCTCCGCCATCACGTGGGTGCGGTCCTGGTGCGCGAGCGCAGGGTGCTTTCCACCGGCTACAACGGGGCGGCCAGCAGACTCAAGGACTGCCTGGAGCTGGGCTGCCTGCGTGATGAGCAGAAAATCGACTCCGGTACGCGCCACGAGGTCTGCCGTGCGATCCACGCCGAGCAGAACGCGATTATCCAGGCCGGACAGCACGGAGTCGGTATCGCCGGGGCAACGATGTACTGCACCCACAGTCCCTGCCTGATCTGCGCCAAGATGATAGTCAACGCCGGCGTAGAACGGGTGGTGAGTTTCACCCCCTACGACGATTCCAATTCGCCGGAGCTGTTCGCTGAGGCCGGTACTGTCTGCGATGTGCTGGACAAGCCCGATCCGGAAATAAAGTTCAAACCCTGAAGACCGCACGAAAGTAGCAGTTTCGCGATCGTGCCCGATACGCCGTTCCAATGCGCATTGGGCGTTTTTTTTAATGCCGGAGTATTCTGCCAGATGGAACGTCCCGAATTTCAACCGGCTGTCTCCGTGGAGGCCGCACTCGGCTCCGGCCCGCTGACCGGCAGGCTGTTCAGGATCGCCGTGCCGCTGATTTTCAACCAGGGTTCGGT
The sequence above is a segment of the Candidatus Glassbacteria bacterium genome. Coding sequences within it:
- the tsaE gene encoding tRNA (adenosine(37)-N6)-threonylcarbamoyltransferase complex ATPase subunit type 1 TsaE, which encodes MPDRIPRKSGRLTLESPARTRELASRMAVALTTGGTIAFYGGLGSGKTTFIQALAGALDCRGLVSSPTYTIINRYDCGRMPLIHVDCYRIREEDELWDTGLAEMFAPDVLVCIEWSEKAAGILPPDRVEITLKTAGRDRRDATFGIFGGLWPALDNIFDEFSGDM
- the tsaB gene encoding tRNA (adenosine(37)-N6)-threonylcarbamoyltransferase complex dimerization subunit type 1 TsaB produces the protein MRHSEYSAGSGLLWITFSTNSAVICDMEPVQLNGPLLCIDTSIPVGSVALAGQDSPEDWPTHTGSISRAENLFPVIRELLDEYGLEPAGLGGVAVASGPGSFTGLRIAASTAKTLAWTLGKPLFAAGSLLCQANRAATSGLPVCAAFDAGRGEFYAACFRWRDTADAPEELLNPGAWDLDSLCRRLVSLCTGGKVIMLGQGYLNRRAELDEKLSELLEAADDCLHEPDARSLGQLVLAAPERYLVDRIGTFEPDYIRVGQVGLRLG
- the rimI gene encoding ribosomal-protein-alanine N-acetyltransferase, encoding MPPKESRQRRKLKVKVVPLAMEHLDAVMEIEQEAFTTPWLRDSFVKLLENPATINFVALNAGRVVGYSCTWFVIDSAELGNIAVSSACQGQGVGRCLMDITMRACRRQNVESLFLEVRSSNSRAVELYEHYGFSSIGLRPGYYSDPREDALIMKLKL
- a CDS encoding acetyl-CoA carboxylase carboxyltransferase subunit beta; translation: MSWFRKEKRGPKVQPKKVIPDDIWIKCEACGETLYKKEVESNLNVCTRCNFHYGLTPKQYVDLLLDPGTFREHDSQIGSVDTLKFVDRKKYTERLDQMMKKTGRKEALVAGSGKMDKVKVQLSLMDFSFIGGSMGSVVGEKIARSIRRSLDGRQPLIVVSRSGGARMMEGIFSLMQMAKTSAYLGQMREESIPYVSIMAHPTTGGVTASFSMLGDVNISEPGALIGFAGPRVIKQTIRQDLPEGFQRAEFLLEHGILDMVVHRREMRDTVIRLLHFMID
- a CDS encoding cytidine deaminase, with translation MSRPSWDRYFLKMSMLISERSTCLRHHVGAVLVRERRVLSTGYNGAASRLKDCLELGCLRDEQKIDSGTRHEVCRAIHAEQNAIIQAGQHGVGIAGATMYCTHSPCLICAKMIVNAGVERVVSFTPYDDSNSPELFAEAGTVCDVLDKPDPEIKFKP